In Anopheles gambiae chromosome 2, idAnoGambNW_F1_1, whole genome shotgun sequence, a single window of DNA contains:
- the LOC1273383 gene encoding uncharacterized protein LOC1273383, translating to MSRLQVLLVGVLLPIATLAAPTVHLQDYYPEAATTPGYDTVPSGTQTPPLQQPRAHVVEPTWITVTMPPVSYNPAGTDPKPHVMEPYVRYVPVAPLQQPPLVGQWPMPYPSMPVLPYPYHGNQWCNQPMGSYRP from the exons ATGTCCCGTCTGCAAGTGCTGCTTGTCGGAGTGCTACTACCCATCGCGACACTCGCCGCCCCAACCGTG CACCTGCAGGACTACTACCCCGAGGCAGCTACCACGCCGGGATACGACACGGTCCCATCCGGAACGCAGACACCACCGCTCCAGCAGCCCCGAGCGCACGTGGTCGAACCGACCTGGATCACGGTGACGATGCCACCGGTGAGCTACAACCCTGCCGGGACCGATCCGAAGCCTCACGTGATGGAACCGTACGTTCGATACGTTCCCGTCGCACcgctgcagcagccgccgTTGGTGGGCCAGTGGCCGATGCCCTATCCCAGCATGCCGGTCCTGCCGTACCCGTACCACGGCAATCAGTGGTGCAACCAGCCGATGGGCTCGTACCGTCCGTGA
- the LOC133391683 gene encoding uncharacterized protein LOC133391683, with translation MRSCKYVCFCAIVLGWLLSFITAQSEPFNVTEPMNVGNESVGHEKETNSSMSLYEIPVPYHNSIDLGIDLNVTQELNSSSATNSFGHVNITTTTTIFPEFSAFNDTPRLRIKPGPDPSIPADYYTFNELDYPKPSPPTDDYYEQLIAAAKNSTASNPRIPPITDHIAPVNFSLMQGAQLFAYSPVNHNFPVIPLSNRSPASSARTEEGNSTNTSIIRPYPMLSGVANGIQPRMRSPPLMAVPNTESTTTVSTKRTTTKPKATKKSTSSTKKRTLTTRRGKLATATRSTTTASGTKRFRAAVQRRPIGTASRVRSSSTTTKKAFRSKVVTPSRKQFRQLRRTRTTRRRRPTKQRRFRTMARTKPTIRQRPIARPRFRSANQRPRVVQPGLFEYDFIYF, from the exons ATGCGTTCGTGTAAATACGTATGTTTTTGTGCAATAGTGCTTGGATGGCTGCTGTCATTCATAACC GCCCAatctgaaccgttcaatgttaCGGAGCCTATGAACGTTGGAAATGAATCAGTTGGTCATGAAAAGGAGACCAACAGTAGCATGTCTCTTTACGAAATACCGGTACCGTACCATAATTCAATCGATCTGGGAATTGACTTAAACGTCACGCAGGAGCTAAATTCCAGCTCAGCTACGAATAGCTTTGGGCATGTAAacattactactactactactattttTCCCGAGTTTAGTGCGTTTAATGACACACCCAGATTGCGTATCAAACCGGGCCCAGACCCTTCTATCCCCGCTGACTATTACACATTCAATGAGCTTGACTATCCTAAGCCCTCGCCTCCCACCGATGACTATTATGAGCAGCTGATAGCTGCAGCAAAAAACAGCACTG CATCCAACCCACGCATTCCTCCCATTACGGATCACATCGCTCCCGTCAATTTTTCGTTAATGCAAGGAGCACAGCTTTTTGCATACAGTCCAGTAAACCACAACTTCCCCGTAATACCACTGTCCAATCGATCTCCTGCGAGTAGTGCTCGAACTGAAGAGGGAAATTCAACAAACACAAGCATAATTCGACCCTACCCAATGTTATCGGGTGTGGCCAACGGCATACAGCCTAGAATGCGCAGTCCACCACTCATGGCCGTACCAAACACGGAGAGCACTACAACAGTGTCTACAAAGCGAACGACCACGAAACCGAAAGCTACCAAGAAGTCGACAAGCTCCACCAAGAAAAGAACGTTGACTACACGGCGCGGAAAACTGGCAACGGCCACTAGAAGCACTACCACCGCGAGCGGTACGAAGCGGTTCCGGGCGGCAGTACAGCGGCGTCCAATCGGGACGGCATCTCGCGTTCGCAGCAGTTCTACTACAACGAAGAAAGCCTTCCGTTCGAAGGTAGTGACACCGAGCCGTAAGCAGTTTCGGCAGTTGCGCCGCACACGGACGACTCGTCGCCGGCGACCAACGAAGCAGCGCCGGTTCCGTACCATGGCCCGTACTAAACCGACAATCAGGCAGCGGCCCATCGCTAGGCCACGGTTTCGTAGTGCCAACCAAAGGCCACGAGTTGTTCAGCCTGGGTTGTTTGAGTATGATTTTATCTACTTCTAA